In Candidatus Eremiobacteraceae bacterium, the sequence CGCCCGGCGCAGCGTCTTGGCGCGGCGCGCAAGGTGCATGGACGGCTGGTACGTAGCGAAGAGCGGCGTTCGTGGCACGATCGCGTCCGGCGCTGCGCGCCACGAACCGAAGTGGCGTTGCGCCGCGTCGAACAGCTCCCGACGGCTCAAGGGGCCGGCCAGGCTCAGCACTGCGTTGCGCGGATGGAACAGCTTGCGGTGGAAATTGCGCACCTGCGTACGCGAGATGTCGCGCACGGTGGCGGGCGTGCCCCCGATGTCGCGGCCCAGGGGATGCGAGCCCCACAGCGCTTCGTCGGTGAGCACCTCGATGCGCTTGCTCGGATCGTCTTCCCAATCGCGCAGCTCCTCCAGCACGACTTTGCGCTCGGTCTCGATATCGGCAGGCGCGAAGAGCGGGCGGCGCACGACGCTGCTGATGAGATCGAGCGCCTGGTCGGCCTTACCGACCGGCACGCTGCCCGAGATCGAGATCAATTCTTTGCTGGTGGAGGGATCGAAGCGATTGCCGCAGCGCTGCATCGCGGCCGCCAGCTGCGGGCGCGAGTAATCCAGCGTGGCTTTGAAGATGAGGTGCTCGAGGAAATGTGCGAGCCCGTTGGCGTTGCGCGGATCGTAGATCGAGCCCGCGCGCAGCGCGAGCGCGATGCTGAGCGTGCCGGAATGGGGCGTGTGCGTCGCGACGACGCGCAGGCCATTGCGCAGCCGCTGGCTTGTCGGCGCGGAGTTCTCTATGCGCGGGGGCATGGTGTGGCTTTCCTGGTGTGGCGTTGTGCGGCCGCCCGTATGGGCGATAGTACGTATTCGCCACGCGGGGTCAGAACGTCTAGGCGGGGCAGGGACGAGGCTATGCGGGTTTGGCCGTTCCGACGTCCCACCTTGCGAAATTAATGGCCTTATTTGGGCGGCCAAGCAAACAAGGAAGCGGGCCGATCATCGGCCCGCTTCACGGTGGTGCGATGCTCCCTTTGAGTCAGCGCGGCGAGCCCACGTAAGGGAAGGTCGCCGTGTCATGCTTGCCGCCGTACGGCACGTTGTCGGTCGCCAGACACGGCGACTCTTTCCCGTCGTCGGCGACCAAGCCGAGCGCCGAGAGCGTGTTGCCGAAGATGACGCTCAACGAAAGGCCGATGACGTCATCGTGCAGGCCGCGTCCGCCGAAGGGACTGATGCCGCTGCCCGCCGGCGACGTCTCGACGCCGAGATAGCCCGCGCCCACGCCGGTCTTGGAAAGATCGGCCACCTGCACGTCGGGGATCAACACGTTCTGTGTCAGGTTCGCCGTCGCGGCCGAGCGTCCGGCGACCGACGTCATGAACGAGTTGATGTCGCCGGGCAGCACCGGATCCGAGAACGGCGAGCTGCGATTGGTCTGATCGTGGCGCGCATACGCCTCGAACGCCTCTTTGACCGCGGGCCTCGCCAAGCGTTCGATCTGCACGTACGATTGCGGGCCCGGAGTGGTATTGGTGGTCGATGAGCTCGAGCACGCGCCGGCCGCCACGGAGGCGATCGCGACGGCGCACAGCCCTAGTGTCGTGATGATGCGCATGGTCAGTGAACCTCCTACGAGCCTGTCGTGGTGCTGGTCGTCGCCCAGACTTTGATGACTCCGGGCGTTCCGGACGAGGGAGCGAGCAGCGTGCGCGGCAGCTCGACGACCAGCGAGAGCACGTTGAAACCGTTGGTCGACAAGAAGTCCTGCGCAGCGGTGTGATCGCACGTCGTCGTGGTGCCCGAATTCGGGAATCCGCGGAACGAACTCGCGCTCGGGGGCGGCGGGTTGGGCTGGTTCTGGTAGTTGCGATCCGGGATGATCATGAAGAAGCGTGCGAGATCGAAGAAGAACGGGTCTTCGCGCGGGCCTGCGAACACCTGGATGCTCTTGCCATTGAGCGTCAGCGTCGCCGGCGTGTTGAACGCGAACGTGCCCGTCTGTCCGACGAATGTCGAGGTCGTGCCGACGGCGTT encodes:
- a CDS encoding pitrilysin family protein, coding for MPPRIENSAPTSQRLRNGLRVVATHTPHSGTLSIALALRAGSIYDPRNANGLAHFLEHLIFKATLDYSRPQLAAAMQRCGNRFDPSTSKELISISGSVPVGKADQALDLISSVVRRPLFAPADIETERKVVLEELRDWEDDPSKRIEVLTDEALWGSHPLGRDIGGTPATVRDISRTQVRNFHRKLFHPRNAVLSLAGPLSRRELFDAAQRHFGSWRAAPDAIVPRTPLFATYQPSMHLARRAKTLRRANTQQVWFSISTTTPSYPDGYDAVLRTQLAQTMIGEGDGSRLWDGLREKLGLAYEVYATQDFYGNVGVMSAMAAVGRGRAKQAVREMRRILEDTRHGFSAEEFDRGREAFASQISLYAEWNAEMARRYAELALFDQPLVTPAQELDMLAGVRASDFNDFVKSAIHWESGALCAIGAAPALEAIRK
- a CDS encoding DUF4331 family protein, encoding MRIITTLGLCAVAIASVAAGACSSSSTTNTTPGPQSYVQIERLARPAVKEAFEAYARHDQTNRSSPFSDPVLPGDINSFMTSVAGRSAATANLTQNVLIPDVQVADLSKTGVGAGYLGVETSPAGSGISPFGGRGLHDDVIGLSLSVIFGNTLSALGLVADDGKESPCLATDNVPYGGKHDTATFPYVGSPR
- a CDS encoding DUF4331 family protein, coding for MNARMLPIAGGAAIAALAGALILYNAHPVRGSDHQDSPTMIARPGADITDVFVFPPPTGGAEQNNNVVLVMDVNPLIPMGQSGSFAFDPAVMYQFKIALGSDTAEDLVIQFKASGSGTGQTLAMYGPAKPNAVGTTSTFVGQTGTFAFNTPATLTLNGKSIQVFAGPREDPFFFDLARFFMIIPDRNYQNQPNPPPPSASSFRGFPNSGTTTTCDHTAAQDFLSTNGFNVLSLVVELPRTLLAPSSGTPGVIKVWATTSTTTGS